The DNA region CTTCTCGACTTCACCTTCACGCCCTTTTCCGAAGGGCTCACCCGGATCGGCTTCGTACCCTGGCTCGGCGCATGACGGACAAGCCCCACGCGATCATCACGGGAATCGGACAGTCAGCCATCGGGCGGCGCCTACCGCAGACCGCGTACCAACTGACGATCGACGCGATCCTCGCGGCGATCGATGACGCCGGCCTCTCGGTCCGGGACATCGACGGCCTCGTCACGTACCCCGGCAACGCCGTGCCACTGAATCCGGGCTTCAACGGACCTGACCTCTACGAGATCCAGGACGGGCTCGGGCTGTCCCTCAACTGGCACCTCGGCGTGTGTCAGGGGCCGGCTCAATTCATGTCCGTCGCGGCGGCGGCGGGAGCGGTCAGCCTGGGACTCTGTCGCCATGCGGTGGTCTTTCGCACGACCACGGAGGCGAGCGCGCAGAGCGGCGGCCGTCGTGGGGGGCTCGGGTCTCCTGGGTTCGAGATGGAAGGGGTCCTGTCCTGGTTGCTTGCATCGGGAGCAGTGTCCGCCGCCAACTGGACCGCCTTCTACACCCAGCACCACATGCGGGCATACGGCACCACCAAAGAACAGCTCGGTGCGGTGGCCGTGGCGCAGCGTGCCGCGGCGATGCTGAACCCGCACGCCATCATGCGTGAACCGATGTCGATGCACGACTACCTGTCGAGTCGGATGATTTCGACCCCGTTGTCGCTGCTGGACTGCGACATCCCGGTGGACGGATCGCTCGCGATCGTGGTCTCGCACCCCGACACGGCTCCCGATGCGCGGCACTACGCGACCATCGAGGCCTTGGGTACGGCCATGCGTCATCGGCCGTACTGGGAGCACTGGCCCGATCTCACGGAGATGGCGACCCACGACGCCGCCGACCACATGTGGAGCCAGACCGATCTACGGCCGTCGGACGTCGACGTCGTGCAGATCTACGACGCGTTCAGCCCGTTCGTGCTCTTCTGGCTCGAAGCCTTGGGGTTCTGCAAGCCCGGCGAGAGCGGCCCATTCGTCGAAGGTGGACATCGCATCGGCTTGAACGGCGAGCTCCCGATCAACACCTGGGGTGGACAGCTCTCCGGGGGACGACTGCACGGCTGGGGCTTCCTGGCCGAGGCGTTGCACCAGCTCTGGGGTCAGGCCGGGCTGCGCCAGCTCGACAAGGCCGAGGTCGCCGTCGCGGGAGTCGGTGGAGGCGCGTCCGCGAGTTCAATGCTGTTGACCGCAGGGAGGTAAGTGGGTGGTCACCGCCTCCGTGATCCTGGAGGACGACTATTCCCACCCCCGAGCACGAGATCCGCTCTGGCGCGAGAGCGCCTGGTTCACCATCAGCGTTCCCGAGCGGAAGCTGCACGGGTTCATCTGCGTCGACCTCCGGCCGCGCCTGCGCACCGCTTCGACCGGCGTCGTCCTCTACGAGCCGGTCGGTGAGGAGGTCTACGACTGCGTCCACTACGACTGGGTGGAACGTCCGGCGGTGGACGTGGAAGCTGCGCTGTTCGAGTTTTCCAAGCCGGACAACCTCGCCGTCCGGTGCGTCGAACCGGGCAACAGATACCGGATCACCTATGACCGCAACGACGTCGAACTCGACGTGGAGTTCAACGGACTGGCCCCCGTCGTGACGAGCCCGTTCGAGCCCGGATCGGACGGGTGGGGATCGGGCCAGGACGAGCAACCGGGTCGGATGACCGGCGTTCTCTGGATTCGAGGCGAGAAGCATTCGATCTCGTGCGTTTCCAGCCGCGGTCGCATGTGGGGAGTGCGCGACTATCGGCGCCGTTCGTGGGCCGAGTTCCCACGCCACGACCGGCCGTGGTTCAACGACGGCGCCGGTCGCGCGATGAGCATGTACACGGTGCCGACGAGAGAGCCCGAACGCGACTTCGTCCACTACGCCAGCGATCGTCTGTTGTCCGGCTGGTTCCACGACGGTGTCCGAACTGCTGCTCTAGTTCGGGGAGACCGGAAGGTGCTGGAGAGGCGGCGTGACGGGGTGGCGACGGTCGTCGCGATAGAGGGCGAGGACGAGCTGGGTCGCCGCTTCGCCGCCGAAGGCCGGCGCGTGGCCCTGCTCAAGTGGTCCGGACTGCCGGGTCTGATTGCGTTCCCGGCGCTCTACGAATGGCAGCTCGACAGTGGCGATCAGGTCTGGGGCGGGACCTGCGAGGTGTTCCCGGCCGACTTCTTCCGCCAATTCGTCCGGCGCAGCCGAGGAAGGTACTGATGATCCGACAGATTCTGCCCGGCGCCGGAAATGCCCCAGTGGTGGTGGCCCTGTGAATACATGGTTCGAGACGGTCGCGCAGGCGCAGCGGCGGGCCAAGCGGCGGCTGCCGCGGTCGGTGTACAAGGCACTGATCGCCGGGTCGGAGCGTGGTCTGACGCTGGAGGACAACCTCAAGGCGTTCGGTGAGCTCGGGTTCGCCCCGCACGTGGCCGGTGCGTCGGCCAAGCGTGAGCAGGGCGTGCGGGTGCTGGGCCAGGACATCTCGATGCCGGTGCTGATCTCCCCGACGGGTGTGCAGGCCGTGCACCCCGACGGTGAGGTGGCGGTGGCCCGGGCCGCGGCGGCGCGGGGGATCGCGATGGGGTTGTCCTCGTTCGCGTCCAAGCCGATCGAGGACGTCGTGGCGACCGGGGTGCCGACGTTCTTCCAGCTGTACTGGTCCGGGTCGCGGGAGGCGATGATCGCGCGGCTGGACCGCGCGCGTGCGAACGGGGCGAAGGGAATCATCCTGACGCTGGACTGGTCGTTCTCCCACCAGCGCGACTGGGGTTCGCCCTCGATCCCGCAGTCGATCGATGTCAAGACCGCGGTGAAGTTCGCTCCCGAGGTGGCGATCCGGCCGCAGTGGCTGCTGGCCTTCGCCAAGACCGGCAAGCTGCCGGACCTGGGCGTGCCGAACGTGCGCCCGCGCACGGAGCCCTCGCCGGGGTTCTTCGAGGCGTACGGCGAGTGGATGATGACCCCGCCCCCGTCGTGGGAGGACGTGGCCTGGCTGCGTTCGCAGTGGGACGGGCCGTTCCTGCTCAAGGGCGTGTGCCGGGTCGATGACGCCAAGCGCGCGGTCGATGCGGGGGTCTCGGCGATCTCGGTGTCCAACCACGGTGGGAACAATCTGGATGGCACCCCCGCGGCGATCCGGGCGCTGCCGGCGGTCGCGGACGCGGTCGGTTCCCAGATCGAGGTTCTCTTCGACGGCGGTATCCGCCGTGGTTCGGACGTGGTCAAGGCCGTTGCCCTCGGCGCCCGTGCGGTGATGATCGGCCGCGCCTACCTGTGGGGCCTGGCGGCCAACGGCCAGGCCGGGGTCGAGAACGTCCTGGACATCCTGCGTGCGGGTATCGACTCCACCATGCTCGCCACCGGCAAGTCCGAGGTCAGCGAGTTCTCCCGTTCCGACATCCTCATCCCCGACGGGTTCACCCGCGCCCTCGGCGCGGACTGACCCGTAGGCCCGGAACGCTCGGTCTCTCAGAGCGGCTGACGGCGCCGGACGCGATCAGCGCCGATCTCGCGGACCGAGGATGAACCCAGGAACGCAAGCGTCCGATCGATTTCGGCGAGGAGGATGTCGAGCACCTTCCTCACCCCGGGTTCTCCGCCA from Sporichthya brevicatena includes:
- a CDS encoding thiolase family protein — translated: MTDKPHAIITGIGQSAIGRRLPQTAYQLTIDAILAAIDDAGLSVRDIDGLVTYPGNAVPLNPGFNGPDLYEIQDGLGLSLNWHLGVCQGPAQFMSVAAAAGAVSLGLCRHAVVFRTTTEASAQSGGRRGGLGSPGFEMEGVLSWLLASGAVSAANWTAFYTQHHMRAYGTTKEQLGAVAVAQRAAAMLNPHAIMREPMSMHDYLSSRMISTPLSLLDCDIPVDGSLAIVVSHPDTAPDARHYATIEALGTAMRHRPYWEHWPDLTEMATHDAADHMWSQTDLRPSDVDVVQIYDAFSPFVLFWLEALGFCKPGESGPFVEGGHRIGLNGELPINTWGGQLSGGRLHGWGFLAEALHQLWGQAGLRQLDKAEVAVAGVGGGASASSMLLTAGR
- the mftD gene encoding pre-mycofactocin synthase MftD (MftD, an enzyme found in the mycofactocin biosynthesis locus, performs an oxidative deamination of 3-amino-5-[(p-hydroxyphenyl)methyl]-4,4-dimethyl-2-pyrrolidinone (AHDP). The resulting compound, now called pre-mycofactocin (PMFT), is a biologically active redox cofactor that can oxidize the non-exchangeable NADH of TIGR03971 family SDR-type oxidoreductases.): MNTWFETVAQAQRRAKRRLPRSVYKALIAGSERGLTLEDNLKAFGELGFAPHVAGASAKREQGVRVLGQDISMPVLISPTGVQAVHPDGEVAVARAAAARGIAMGLSSFASKPIEDVVATGVPTFFQLYWSGSREAMIARLDRARANGAKGIILTLDWSFSHQRDWGSPSIPQSIDVKTAVKFAPEVAIRPQWLLAFAKTGKLPDLGVPNVRPRTEPSPGFFEAYGEWMMTPPPSWEDVAWLRSQWDGPFLLKGVCRVDDAKRAVDAGVSAISVSNHGGNNLDGTPAAIRALPAVADAVGSQIEVLFDGGIRRGSDVVKAVALGARAVMIGRAYLWGLAANGQAGVENVLDILRAGIDSTMLATGKSEVSEFSRSDILIPDGFTRALGAD